Genomic window (Salvelinus alpinus chromosome 13, SLU_Salpinus.1, whole genome shotgun sequence):
CACAGTTGATGTATTGTATCTAAATGAGTAGCAAATCAAACTACATGCATCAGCTTGGTGTGAAACACTAACTGGTTGAAACAATATGCTGACAATATAACGTCCTCCAAAACAGACTGTTGAGGGCATGTTTATGACTGAACGTGTGCCACCATGGAGCAGTGGGGTTTAGTAGGCTAAGCAGAGAGGGCTCTGAAGTGTAAACAAAGGCTGCTTTGTCACTTTGTTTCTGTTGTTGTCGAGCAACACAGACACTTCTCTAGACTCTCAATATCCACAGCAACACTGGCTATTGTGGTGGTATGCTAGAGAGGAGTTTATATAAGTGTAACCTGGGCATGTAAGATTAGACAAAGCGATAGTCAAAAAGATGGTGTATGACATGTTGTATGACATGTTGTACGACAAGTGACAGCGCTGAAATATATTGTATTGCTGAATACAACTGCACAGAGACATCTCAAGTGACATGCCACAATAGCAATCTAACAGGACCTCATGTCTGGCTGTTTCCACTTTTAGCCAGGGGCAATATTTACTAATGAAACAGTGAAACCTAATACCAAACAAAGAGCATGCTCACTGAAGAGTGCAAATGTACTCTCTCTTACCTGGTGAAATACTGGCTCTTTCCATTGTAAATACACCTGGgggaaaaaatagaaaaaaataatGCAGATAGTGACATTAATTATTGACATACAGTAATGGAATGAAAATGGACACAACAgttacagtcaggtccaaaattattggcacccttggtaaAGAAGAGGAAAAAAAGACttcataaaataaataatacaaatactgagctatattgtacgcACATTTTTAAAattctattattttatactaatacaattgctcagagaaagatttTGTTCAACAagcaaaaaataaaaatctaaaataatCTGCATATGCATTCTTCTTTcgatgccaaacccaccactggtgtgcgtggccaaagagctctattttcatgttatTTGACCACAACAccagttccaatccaagtgccaatgcatTTTAGCAAACTCCAGCCGTTTACATTTGTTGTTCGCGCTCAATAAAGTATTttttctggcaacccttccagagAGCATGGAGGTGGCGTAAACTTGGTCACCGGAAGATACATGAAAAAAAATCTGTAATTCTCCAACTTTGGCCCTTTGCCTCCCGAACCATCTTCCTTACTGTACGTGGGGACAAGATACACTTGCGTCCAATACCAGGAAAGTTTACCACTGTTCCAGTGGTTTTAAACTTAATTGTTGCCCTAATAGTGgtatagatgtaggatcttaaatatgagccagtttgctacagcaggacaataatcctgcaggaacaggaaatgtgaattattatgtggattataactaATGAAAAAatgttgtaggggttgatacatttttcattagggcaaatcaagtctgcctttttaaaccttgaatccactacacgtttgcatttcctgctgtgcacgaaaattctcagcaataaaatagtgatcaaatcaagatcctacatctgtagtggtgtgtatatatatatatatttgtctgAGCAAATGTATTAGAGTAATATAATTTTTATCAAGGGGATTTATGAGACACTCACCACACTGACTGAGACACTGAAGAACAATAACAATGTGATAGGAAATAAACTCAGAGTGTTTTCTTGCTTGAAGCATTCATATCTGTAACAAAAAATGAATTAAATTATCATTCCTCTCATGAAACACATATTTGTAATTATAGACATACTATATACAGTAAGGCTTTTGAGAAGGATCGAGAGCAAGATGATGAAAGATGCCCCAGTTAAAATGGAGGAAATCTAAGTGCCGCTGAATCCATAGACATCAGCTCAGTTACATGGCATCTACAACCACGAGAGACACAATATGTGCTTTCTTAGGGTGGATCAATTGGAGGGTTGGATTCACTTTTCATTGATCACATTACATTTTATATTGCCCTCAAATTACTTTCAGTGAGCTTTTGACCTGGGCTGCTCAATGGCATTGGCACTGTGAAAGCTGAAGAGCGTAAATCCATTATGTTGGGTACTTACAGACAGTAGACAAAGACACAGGTGCTGTAGATCATTGGCAGCTCATCCAGCAACTGTGGggtcagacagcagagacagagagtgatGTATAATGGGATGGTCGGCACGAGCCAAGACAGGACTATTGTTTTCTGTTTACTCCAGTGTCTGACCGAACTGCACGTGCATTCTTCAGGAAATGATGAGGTATCATTTTTTATGTCCTTAACAGCTGAAAAAGTCCATGTGATTTTGAGAACACAACTCTTCAATGGTGGATGCATACAGTGTGCTGACGAATCACAATTTATTTTTAGATACTAAAAGTCAGCTCACCTGCATCTCATATTGCAGCGTCATATGGAAGCACCAGGAACCAATGCCAACAGCTGGAAAAGAAGAAGAGATCACATCAAACAAGCAGCAGGAAGCATAGACATTCAAACTATTCACTCAAATAAACAGGAAGGCATCTTGATGATGTTCTTTTAAAATACTATGAAGTAGGGGTAAGTACTGTAAGTAGCCTTACACAAGCCTTGGCTTGTACGAGCCGGAacggctcataggagcaggagcccatctcctgtttctggaGTATGAGGCAGCTTAATGTACaagtaaatcaaataaaaatgtattggtcgcttacacagatttgcagattttatcgcaggtgcagcgaaatgcttatgtttctagcacCAACAGTACATtaatatctagcaatacaatacacacaatcaaaaaattaagaaaaataatattaagaaatatcAGTGCGAGCAATATATAGAATGTTTAGACAGTatacggcagggtagcctagtggttagagtggttagcctagtagttagagcgttggactagttaccgaaaggttgcaagttcgaatccccgagctgacaaggtacaaatctgtcgttctgcccctgaacaaggcagttaacccactgttcctaggccgtcattgaaaataagaatttgttcttaactgacttgcctagttaaataaaggtaaaataaaaaatatgaatagaaaatgtgtatacaacagtagttatataagatgagccatgactagaatacagtacatacagtgggaagaacaagtatttgatacactgccgattttgcaggttttcctacttacaaagcatgtagaggtctgtcatttttatcataggtacacttcaactgtgattGACAGaatataaaacaaaaatccagaaaatcacattgtatgatttttaagtaattcatttgcatttttttgcatgacataagtatttgatacatcagaaaagcagaacttaatatttggtacagaaacatttgtttgcaattacagagatcatacgtttcctgtgcaatacggactttcagctccctccaaagatgttctattgggttcaggtctggagactggctaggccactccaggaccttgagatgcttcttacggagccactccttagttgctttggctgtgtgtttcgggtcgttgtcatgctggaagacccagccacgacccatcttcaatgctcttactgagggaaggaggttgttggccaagatctcgcgatacatggccccatccatcctcccctcaatacggtgcagtcgtcctgtcccctttgcagaaaagcatccccaaagaatgatgtttccacctccatgcttcatggttgggatggtgttcttggggttgtactcatccttcttcttcctccaaacacggcgagtggtttagaccaaaaagctctatttttgtctcatcagaccacatgatcttctcccattcctcctctggatcatccagatggtcattggcaaacttcagacgggcctggacatgcgctggcttgagcagggggaccttgcgtgcgctgcaggattttaatccatgacggcgtagtgtgttactaatggttttctttgagactgtggtcccagctctcttcagatcattgaccaggtcctgccgtgtagttctgggctgatccctcaccttcctcatgatcattgatgccccacgaggtgagatcttgcatggagccccagaccgaaggTGATtcaccgtcatcttgaacttcttccattttctaataattgcgccaacagttgttgccttctcaccaagctgcttgccaattgtcctgtagcacatcccagccttgtgcaggtctacaattgtatccctgatgtccttacacagctctctggtcttggccattgtggagaggttggagtctgtttgattgaggttgtggacaggtgtcttttatacaggtaacgagttcaaacaggtgcagttaatacaggtaatgagtggagaacaggagggcttcttaaagaaaaactaacaggtctgtgagagccggaattcttactggttggtaggtgatcaaatacttgtcatgcaataaaatgcaaatgaattacttaaaaatcatacaatgtgattttctggatttttggcagtgatcaaatacttgttctccccactgtacatactgtatacaaaaaaaatataaaagaacacctgctctttccttgacatagGCTGACCaccatcccttattgatgtcacttgttaaatccacttcaatcagtatagatgaaggggaggagacaggttaaaggatttttaagccttgagacaattgagacgtatGTGTgcgattgtgtatgtgtgccattcagatggtgaatgggcaagaaaacatttaagtgccttttaatGGTGTATGGTATTAGGTGCAGGGCgcacaggtttgtgtcaagaactgcaatgctgctgggtttttcacgctcaacagtttcccgcttgtatcaagaatggtccatcaccgaaaggacatccagccaacttgacacaactgtgggaagcgtttgagtcaacatgggccagcatccctgtggaacgctttcgacaccttgtggagtcaatgccctgacgaatttaggctgttctgagggcaaaaatatacagtactagtcaaaagtttggaaacatactcattccagggttttctttattttgactgttttctacattgcagaatactagtgaagaccttaactatgaaataacacatatggaatcatgtagtaaccaaaaaagtgttaaacaaaaatatatttgagattcttcaaagccacacctttgccttgacagctttgcacactcttgacattttctcaaccagcttcatgaggtagtcacctggaatccatttcaattaacaggtgtgcgttgttaaaagttaaatagtggaatgtctttccttaatgcgtttgagccaatcagttgtgttgtgacaaggataggggggtatacaaaagatagccctatttggtaaaatagtccatattatggcaagaacatctcaaataagcaaagagaaatgacagtccatcattactttaagacatgaaggtcagtcaatacagaacatttcaagaacattaagtttcaagtgcagtcgcaaaaaccatcaagcgctattatgaaactggctctcatgaggaccgccacaggaaagacccagagttacctctgctgcagaggacacgttcattagagttaactgcacctcaaaataaattcttcaccgagtttaagtaacagacacatctcaacatcaactgttcagaggagactgcgtgagagagacatctccctcaacgtcaacaaaacgaaagagctgatcgtggactactggAGACATCCACATCGATGGAGCTACAGTGGAgtgggtcaaaagcttcaagttcttccacgtgcacatcactgaggacctaaAATAGTCCCTCCACACCGACAGAGTGGTGAAGAAAGCACAACAGCAGGGCTCTACACTGACCTTTTTGTACAAGGAGCAGACGTGTGCCTAAGTTGGAAAATGTAGGCGCACACAAAGAAATGTAGGATTTCAATGAAAGATATGAGGtaataaagctagaatccttaattgttCTAGGGGCACTGGTGCGCCTAAATAAAAATTCCAGTTCGCACAGAAAAATATTTAGGCCATTTGCGAGTAATATGGTCGCCCTGTAGAGCCCTGAACAGAGCCGTTtcgacctcaggaggctgaataaattcatcttggcccctaagaccctcacaaatgtCTACAGATTCACCTTTGAGAGCATTCGGTCTGACTGTattactgcctggtacggcaactgcactgtccacaaccgcaaggctctccagagggtggtgcggtcagcccaacgcatcgggggcacactgccttgatcttcttggccttccatATAAATCATACTAATAATTCCTGATGTGTATGGAGCACCTACCTGCCAGTCCCAGAAAAGAGTAGACGTAGCGGAACTCTAGGCCATCTTTATACGTCTGGATGGCACCGTAGATGGGAGGCAGGATCATAATCAGGTTGCTGACAGTGTTCCCTGTACCACAAGATAACAAACAGAGCAACTGTCAaaggaagacaagacaacatGTAGTGTATGATAGCAAACAACAACCACAATCATTTGATGTCTGGTAGAATTTCTAATAGTGTGTCTCTTAGCAGATGGAAAACTAGAGAAAGAATAGTGTTTACATTCTGTAAGCAGGTCCAATTTATAAAATCAGTAGGATTTAGACTTGTgaaatttgtttttatttataagACCATTTTAGGAAAACTGCCATTTTATCTATGCTGTCTTCTGGCTCGAAAGGAAAATGCATAACAGCATGGTCCTTTAATTTCTCAGCCCCCTGGTCTTGGAATTTCCTCCAAGCCAACCTAAAAAACTACAGGACCTGGTGTCCCTGGACGAGGTCAAAGGACAAATAGATGAACAGGTTGTTAAGACATATAGTTGTTTCTAGATGTCACTAGTTACTTATGTAAGGAAGCATGTTGTTTTActtcacacacaccacaaacatgcctccacacacacacacacacacacacacatccactgtTTGTTTGCTGTTGTATTTGTGCTGTCGCCAGTGtcttctgtctgtgttgtccGTTTTGTCTTCCATagttttttttatcccagcctccgtccccacaggaggcattttgccatcattgtaaataagaattggtgcctggttaaataaatgtagcATATTTAATTTGAAGATTTCACAACACCAAGTGATGGTTGATGATCAATGATCAACGATGCTAATGATTAGAATGTTGTTTCAAGTTGGAGCTTATATGCAAGAGGCAAGAGCTCTGAGGGCTAACTCAGTTCTTTGTTCAGTCAACATTGCTACACTGCTGTACTGTATTGGTTGCTTGCTTAGCTGCTGGATACAAAAGTAAAGGATTCTTGAAATCCTATTCTTACAAATATATGTACAAGACAAGGAATATTGGATGTCTGTTGCACAATATTTATGTTTAACATTAGGCTGGTGCCCTACATTAGTAAGTTGTGTTGTACATTAGGCTGACTGACTTCAGGTCAAATAGCATTAGGCATTCCCCAAGGTGCTGTAGTCagtaaaatgtcaagaactttggtGTTTAACGTTTTCATTAGTTTAACTTTAAGCAAACGTGAGGAGAATCTCCTGTTTAATGTATTCTGACCTCACTCGATGCTGCAAGCAGCGCTACTATTGTTCAGCTCTGCTGAGGTTTTGAAAAAGGAGATATAGCACATGTATGCCACACAATGAGGGTAAAAAATTGTGGTTGCCTCTTTGTCCGTCTTCCACATTAGATTTACTGGATGTTGCACATTCCAGGCCTTTTATTCTACAACTTGGGACCCAATTTAAGAGCCAAGAGCCAAACCAACCATTGCTTCAAACTCTAATGATCGTGTGGAGTATCAGTGacatggtcactttaataatacagTGTTCTACACATTTATAAGAGCTACATAAGAGCAAGTGTTCTGTTATCAGAGTATTAGTTCTAGGTTAGATGCTTTTTAATAATGCATTTTTTCCCTTCATATTATGCATGTGAATAGTCATTCAATCTAGTGTTTTCACCTTTCCAAGGtcaagaagagaagagaagacgaGTGTTGGGTCACTCAGTGTAATGTGGGTCATGTGTGAGTCAGAGATAGCGAGAGAAAATTAAAAGAGCAGTAGTTAAACACAGCTAAATCTGACCCACTTGGCAGTTTTGAAAATTGGCATCATTAAAAACATAATAAAGCCAACTGTATTATCATGTAGTTTTGCCATAACAGGACAGTGGGCGTGGGATTCTCAGAAAGCCTGTAGGGCAGTTTCTCAAACTTTTTGGGGCCAGGGATCTCTTTTGTAATAGCAAATTCACCAAGGAACAAGGACCCCCTCATAACTCGAGTGAGATAGTTTTACTGCTGCACTCACAATCCTTTATCACTCATATCATTCAAAAGGGTATCCAAAAGCAAATTACGAATGCTGAGTTGCAGGTTTTTATCTTGCAATGGAATGGAGCTCTTAGTGTTAAAGATAATTATCATGAATAGAAAAATGTTGCGGTGCCTGTGTAACATGCTGACTAAACCAGCCCCGCACGTGCGTCCGTGTGCGCCATCGCATggatgttgattttgtccatccacaccagacgtGATCATGACACGCAGattaaaatatcaaaaccaattgtgaaccaactatattaatttgggggcaGGTCAAAACGCACATGAAACATTTAtagacattagctagctagctgtttctAGCTAGTTTGTCCTGGGAGATGAACATTGAGTTGGTATTTTACCTGACATGCATATGGTCCTCTTTTTAGCTAGTTCTTTGTAGAATTTTCACCCAGAGTTTATTTTAGCACTTGGCTACGCAGATGCTCGTTCAAACATGCGAGTGTGGTTGTGTGGTGTGGTTGAAACAATGAATTATATTAACACTAGATGACTAGCAGGGGACGCTGTTTTGAAGCTTCAgtgcctccatcttggtactccCCCAGCAATGTAAAAAAGATTTTAGAAGCTATataaatgcatttttaaatataaaaaaaacatttttttttaagtatatatatttttaagtactAATGGTAATGTCCACACTACAACAAAAATGCTTAAATACATGTacttttgtccttgaaacattttagttaaatactgtagaattccaatcattcctacagtgccttcagaaagtattcacatcacttgacttttttaacattttgttgtgttacaaagtaggattaaaatttatttaattgtcttttttttgtcaacgatctacacaaaatactctaatgtcaaagtggaagaaaaattctaaagTTTGATTTTAATTTTTACAAAACACTAATATTTCTTCATTAAACAAGTATTCAAACctcttgagtcaatacatgttagaatcacgattggcagtgattacagctgtaagtctttctggttaagtctctaaGTCTTGCTTTCCATACTTGGATGGCGCAACATTTACCCAttgttcttttcaaaattctttaagCTTTGTcatttggttgttgatcattactagacaaacatttttcaggtcttgccatatattttcaagtagatttaaatcaaaactgtaacatGCCCACTCAGGAAatgtcactgtcttcttggtaagcaactccagtgtagattttggccttgttttaggttattgtcatgctgaaaggtgaattaatctcccagtgtctggtggaaagcagactgaaccagtttttcctctaggattttgcctgtgctaagctccattccttttttatcctgaaaaactcaccagtccttaacgattacaagcataccaataacatgatgtagccaccactctgcttgaaaatatggagagtggtactcagtaatgtgttgtattggattttccccaaacatagcactttgtattcaggactaaaagtgaattgctttgccacatctTTTGCAGTATTAATTTAGTTCTTTCttgcaggatgcatgttttggaatatttgtattctgtccttttcactctgtcaattaggttagtattgtgtagtaactacaatgttgtttatccatccacatttttttcctatcacagccattaaacactaactgttttaaagtcaccattggcctcatggggaaatccctgagcagtttccttcctctctggcgactgtgttaggaaggacgcctgtatctttgtagtgactgggtgtattgatacaccatccaacttTCACCATTagcaaagggatattcaatgtctgctttttcattttcacacatctaccaataggtgcccttctttgaaaggcattggaaaacctccctggtctttgtggttgaatctgtgtttgaaattcactgctcgactgagggaccttacagatacttgtatgtgtggggtacagatgtaacggatgtgaaatggctatctagttagcggtggtgcgcgctaatagtctttcaatcggtgacgtcacttgatctgagaccttgaagtagtggttccccttgctctgcaagggccgcggcttgtGTGgaacgatgggtaacgatgcttcgtgggtgactgttgttgatgtgtgcagagggtccctggttcgcgctcgggtcggggcgaggggacgccatagaGTTCAACTGTTACACAGACATGAGGTAGTcagtcaaaaatcatgttaaacactattattgtgtacatgcaacgtattatgtgacttgttaagcacatttttactcctgaacgtatttaagcttgccataacaaaggggttgaatacagtacttattgactcaagacatttcagcttttcatttcttTGGCATTTGAAGAACAAAATCAAAAAACatcattctactttgacattgtggattattgtgtgtaggccagtgacaaaacccttaatttaatacattttaaattcaggcagtaacaACAAAATacggaaaaagtctaggggtgtgAATTAGTGATAcgtgggttgactcataacccgcagtcccCCCAGTTATATCCGCGGGGCTGACGGGTTTAGGGTCATTCAATATTGTTTGGATGAAGGGCGGGTGTGTGGCGGGCatgttgaataaagagaaaacagtACCTTAAAAAATCCAGAAATGTATATttcttgtgcaatttatatctataggatacattgaggtttttctttcattattttaggctatctggcatTAGTGCGTAAGCCTAAGGTTTAGGGTCAAACTGTATGCAGGCCAAATAGTCTACACGCCTTTCGCCAAATGTTTTTGGGAACGGGCAGAAAAAGTTTATGTCAATCCACAGAGGCAAAAGGGAAAATGtcggagtttaattcaataagagaaaagctgaagagggacagaaaagtaatgtttgggaaagatttgttgaagtggtaaaagaggacgTGTGATGATTGTGATGGCTATACAAACTCGACAGTCACAAGatagggaactgtagcctaccgttcagatgggttaaatggaaactgaaatctggtcTTTAACCTCTCACTAgccttaatattaactcctgcagaattaagcatttcttgcagtacaATTATACACCAAATCTAGGCAAAATGTTTACTTGGGAACATGAGTGGAGAAATGATTTCTTTCTTttagcatcttgagagaatgtgaatgctcagttagataccatctgtagaggtgctatctttatcagcatcaaaGCTGATCGTATTTCAACTACATATGCATCCAAACCAAACTGAAATCTTAACAGAttgggtcgttttcacagctttctatttGCTTACAACCAGTCAAACTGATGTAATTTGGAAATTTTGCACAGGAAATATTTCCCTTTGTTGTTAGACTATTGCAGTTTCTCCACGGTCCCTAAACACCTTTGCTCTGTGAAAGATGACATGGAAAACTGTCAACTAGATTGAACCATTCATTCATTCTATTAATTTATGATATTAATCTGGTGAGCAAGgatttatttagtcttctaggtcaacatatacatcacagaagagaagctgcatgtatctcattatagacaagttgactaaaaATTAGCCTACCAAAAATATCAGAAATTaaagcagaaacatatctaaatctaaatcaggcaacaacaaaaaaatactgcATCCCCAAGTAAAAAAAATTGTTCCACTATCTTTGTAGCCTACAGCGCATTTTCTATATTAGAGGGTAGTGGTCGGGTGtgggcctcagattttcactttatcacatgtAGTCGGGCGGTTGTGGATGGGTTGTTAGCAATTGCTGGTGGGTGCAGGTGAACAAGAAGCTGACCCTCAGGCGCACCACTAACtagtgtaaatactttctgaagggactgtatggaggactgctccttctGGGGAGTGGCAATATGGCCAACCGGTGGCCTCAAAGCCTCTGATAGGCCAatgcatcagcaatccagggtttatatacatcattgaatAACATGTCGGCTATGtgcacatttattttgcaacgttcCAGCGCACAGCGTGACCGGTGAGGTTTGCAAGAGACTgtgagaaagggggatacctattcagttgtacaactgaatgcattcaaatgaaatgtgtcttcgcatttaacccaacccctctgaatcagagacgtGTGGGGgactgccataatcgacatccacatatTCGGCGCcccgg
Coding sequences:
- the LOC139537439 gene encoding alkaline ceramidase 3-like isoform X1, whose product is MSSLSTSQNSLNSMASPRPDPSANQGPSAHINNSHPRSIVTHRSTQAAALAEQGEPLLQGNTVSNLIMILPPIYGAIQTYKDGLEFRYVYSFLGLAAVGIGSWCFHMTLQYEMQLLDELPMIYSTCVFVYCLYECFKQENTLSLFPITLLLFFSVSVSVVYLQWKEPVFHQVMYGALVACLVMRSIFIVTWVYPWLKPMCYISLSVFLLGFLLWNIDNLACDSLRSTRQRLPPVVGAVTQFHAWWHILTGLGSYLHILFSLQIRSIYLKHRPKVKFICGVWPMLHMEAQKTS